A stretch of the Kushneria konosiri genome encodes the following:
- a CDS encoding universal stress protein, producing the protein MFTSLLVPVDGSAHALKALSIAAQLASPEATLHLLYVRELLPHLHYGSLLSLQEAIEASSPETAEKDIQEVLERAQTHLRERFDGRIETHGRHGDPARIIAYEAEKLGAQVIVIGSRGLSDLSGMIMGSVSHKVSHIATCMVISVHEDEREALPEEVDDNPYQGL; encoded by the coding sequence ATGTTCACTTCACTGCTGGTTCCCGTGGATGGTTCGGCTCATGCCCTCAAGGCGCTGAGCATCGCCGCACAGCTGGCGTCGCCCGAGGCCACCCTGCATCTGTTGTATGTGCGCGAGCTGCTGCCGCACCTGCACTACGGCAGTCTGCTCAGTCTTCAGGAGGCCATTGAGGCCTCGTCGCCGGAAACCGCCGAGAAGGACATTCAGGAGGTGCTCGAGCGGGCACAGACCCACCTTCGCGAACGCTTTGACGGACGCATCGAGACCCACGGTCGCCATGGCGACCCGGCGCGCATCATCGCGTATGAAGCCGAGAAACTGGGCGCGCAGGTCATCGTGATCGGTAGCCGCGGATTGAGCGACCTGAGCGGCATGATCATGGGCAGCGTCTCCCACAAGGTCAGCCATATCGCCACCTGCATGGTCATCAGCGTGCACGAGGACGAGCGCGAAGCCCTGCCGGAGGAGGTCGACGACAACCCTTATCAGGGGCTGTAG
- a CDS encoding VOC family protein: MARHVSCDDIRTRFSHAMSDMYRSEVPQYGTLLKLVADINAQTLYHDARGKAALTDRGGSEMARIEIERHGAIRLGTPDELYTMRRVFAVMGMSPVGYYDLAPAGMPVHATAFRPVEDEALARNPFRVFTSLLRLELIEDEDLRARAAAILKQRRIFTDRLMTLLDKFDSEGGLSDEDATAFVIEALETFRWHSHATVDADTYHAFHQAHRLIADVVCFHGPHINHLTPRTLDIDATQQAMPEWGIAPKATIEGPPRRDCPILLRQTSFKALEEPILFPADNGDERGEQSGTHTARFGEIEQRGAALTRRGRKLYDELLAASREVTHGLEGETQQKALREAFRDFPDDEATLRREGLAWFEYQLSDGASRVDAQNLPSERGALVEALIEQGVMQPRPITYEDFLPVSAAGIFRSNLGDGGAQQYAATDSRADFETALGATVEDEFALYERRSERSLSACLEQLGLVPSA, translated from the coding sequence ATGGCCCGGCACGTCAGTTGTGATGATATTCGCACCCGCTTTTCCCATGCCATGTCCGACATGTACCGCTCGGAGGTGCCCCAGTACGGGACGCTTTTGAAGCTGGTCGCCGATATCAACGCGCAGACGCTTTATCACGACGCCCGCGGGAAAGCGGCCCTGACCGACCGTGGCGGCAGCGAGATGGCGCGTATCGAGATCGAGCGCCACGGCGCGATTCGTCTTGGTACGCCGGATGAGCTTTACACCATGCGTCGCGTGTTCGCGGTAATGGGCATGTCGCCGGTGGGCTATTACGACCTGGCCCCGGCCGGCATGCCGGTACACGCCACGGCCTTTCGTCCGGTGGAGGATGAGGCGCTGGCCCGCAACCCGTTTCGGGTGTTCACCTCGCTTTTGCGTCTGGAGCTGATCGAAGATGAAGACCTGCGCGCGCGCGCGGCCGCCATTTTAAAGCAGCGCCGGATTTTCACTGATCGACTGATGACCCTGCTGGACAAATTCGACAGTGAAGGCGGGCTGAGCGATGAAGACGCCACCGCCTTCGTGATCGAGGCGCTGGAGACCTTTCGCTGGCACAGCCACGCCACGGTCGATGCCGACACCTACCATGCCTTTCATCAGGCCCACCGGCTGATCGCCGATGTGGTGTGCTTTCACGGCCCGCACATCAACCATCTCACCCCGCGCACGCTGGACATCGATGCCACCCAGCAGGCCATGCCCGAGTGGGGTATTGCGCCCAAGGCCACCATCGAAGGCCCACCGCGACGTGACTGCCCGATTCTGCTGCGCCAGACCAGCTTCAAGGCGCTGGAAGAACCGATCCTCTTTCCTGCCGATAACGGAGACGAGCGCGGCGAGCAAAGCGGCACCCACACGGCGCGCTTTGGCGAGATCGAGCAGCGCGGCGCGGCGCTGACCCGACGCGGGCGCAAGCTGTATGACGAGCTGCTGGCGGCGTCCCGCGAGGTGACCCATGGGCTGGAAGGAGAAACGCAGCAAAAGGCGCTGCGCGAGGCCTTCCGTGACTTTCCGGATGATGAAGCGACGCTGCGCCGCGAAGGGCTGGCCTGGTTTGAGTATCAGCTGAGTGACGGCGCCAGCAGGGTTGATGCACAAAACCTGCCGAGCGAGCGCGGCGCGCTGGTTGAAGCGCTGATCGAACAGGGTGTGATGCAGCCAAGGCCCATCACCTACGAGGATTTTCTGCCTGTCAGCGCCGCGGGCATCTTTCGCTCCAATCTGGGCGACGGCGGCGCGCAGCAATACGCTGCCACCGACAGCCGAGCCGATTTTGAAACCGCACTCGGCGCGACGGTGGAAGACGAATTTGCCCTTTATGAACGCCGCAGCGAACGCTCGCTGTCGGCGTGTCTGGAACAGCTGGGTCTTGTACCTTCTGCCTGA
- a CDS encoding DUF202 domain-containing protein, producing the protein MSEPTRDPGLQPERTGLAWSRTAFVTLLFSALLLRGGIVHHEPGLAWAGVILLIATGALYAWAGWRLRTAATSALTHGAPVTPASTWVIRITALVVALVGLTVAASVLYHGTLLAHVRALLS; encoded by the coding sequence GTGAGCGAGCCAACCCGGGACCCGGGCCTTCAGCCCGAGCGCACCGGCCTTGCCTGGTCGCGCACGGCCTTTGTGACGCTGCTGTTCTCGGCGCTGCTGCTGCGCGGCGGCATCGTCCATCACGAGCCGGGGCTTGCCTGGGCGGGAGTAATCCTGTTGATCGCTACCGGCGCCCTGTACGCCTGGGCGGGGTGGCGTTTGCGCACGGCGGCCACCAGTGCCCTGACCCATGGCGCCCCGGTGACGCCGGCCTCGACCTGGGTGATACGCATAACGGCGCTGGTCGTTGCCCTGGTGGGGCTGACGGTGGCCGCCAGCGTGCTCTATCACGGCACGCTGCTCGCCCATGTCCGGGCGCTTTTGTCCTGA
- a CDS encoding YidH family protein, giving the protein MTTPPPDHSRRRAFRPRWQRQGRHPDYRFSLANERTFLAWIRTALAFMAGAVGIYQFAPDIATPWAREALAVMLSLGGALLSLAAYRRWAGNERAMRSDAALPYTRLLWLLALFVTAVAVVLGLLLVWG; this is encoded by the coding sequence ATGACCACACCGCCTCCAGACCATAGTCGCCGACGCGCCTTCCGGCCACGCTGGCAACGCCAGGGCCGTCACCCGGACTACCGCTTTTCGCTGGCCAATGAACGCACCTTCCTGGCCTGGATTCGCACGGCGCTGGCGTTCATGGCAGGCGCCGTGGGGATCTATCAGTTCGCGCCGGATATCGCCACGCCCTGGGCGCGGGAGGCACTGGCGGTGATGCTCTCGCTCGGCGGTGCGCTGCTCTCATTGGCGGCCTACCGCCGCTGGGCCGGCAACGAGCGCGCCATGCGAAGCGATGCCGCCCTGCCCTATACGCGGCTGTTATGGCTTCTGGCGCTGTTTGTCACGGCCGTGGCGGTGGTGCTGGGCCTGTTGCTGGTGTGGGGCTAG